The Dehalococcoidales bacterium DNA window TGATCTGGTCTATGGTCAAATACTTAGCCGCCACCGACCTCACGTTTTCAATAGTCAGGCTATCGATACTGTCAGCCGTATCCAGGGCGATGGTCAGCAGGCCAGCGGCGCCAAGGCCTTGCACCAGCTGGTTAAGCTCGTTAAGCTGGTTGCGGGTATAGTAAGCACAGCCCGGAGCGCAGATACCCCTCACCACACCACCGTTAGCCACCGCGGAACGAAAAACGGCGAACTCAGTCCCGGCGGCAATATCAGACAGGTCGGCTATCTCCAGCCCAAAACGTAAATCAGGTTTGTCACTGCCGTAGCGCTCCATTACCTCGGCATAGCTCAGGCGCGGGAAAGGTTTTGAAATATGCCTGTCCGGTGTCAGTGTTTCCACCATGGAGATAAAAAGTCGTTCCATCAGGCCGAGCACATCCTCCTCATCAACAAAGCTCATCTCGAGGTCAAGCTGGGTGAACTCGGGCTGGCGGTCAGCGCGGGTGTCCTCGTCACGGAAGCAGCGGGCAATCTGGAAGTATTTCTCCAGTCCGGCCACCATCAGCAACTGCTTGAGCTGCTGCGGGGACTGGGGCAGTGCGTAGAATTTACCGGGATAAACGCGGCTCGGAACCAGGTAATCCCGGGCACCTTCCGGGGTACTCTTAATCAGGATAGGTGTCTCCACCTCAATAAACCCCCGGTCATCCAGAAAGTCCCGGATAAGCTTCACCACCCGGTGGCGCAGAATCATATTTCGCTGCATACGGGGCCGGCGCAGGTCAAGGTAGCGGTACTTGAGACGCAGGCTCTCTTCCACCTCGACCTCTTCATTAATATAGAAAGGCGGGGTCTTTGCCGGACTGAGGATAACGGCATCCCTGGCGATAACCTCAACCTCACCAGTGGGCAGCCTGGGGTTCTCGGTTCCGGGGGGACGCCGGGCAACATCCCCTCTGACGCTAACAACATATTCGCTGCGCATCTCGTTGGCAATCTCATGGCACGTTCCGGCTATTTCCGGGTTAAATACTACCTGGGTTACACCTTCCCGGTCACGCAAGTCAATGAATATCAGCCCTCCATGGTCACGGCGGCGGTTCACCCAGCCAGCCAGAGTTACCTCCGCGCCGACATTCCCCGTGTTTAACTCACCACAATTATGGGTCTTGAGCAAAGATAATCTCCTGACAGCGGAAATGAAGAACTGCTAAATCTAGATTATATCTCATTAAGAGGGCAGGCTTCAAGCACCTGTGTTTCCGTCATTGCCCAGGATACACCAGTATACCCGGCAACCTCAGAGTGTATTGCAGTGATTGCTTCGACTCCGGCTTATAATCACAACATCAAGTAAAACCGGGGAGTACCTTATGGAAGATACCGGAACAAAATTGAAAGGGGGGAGGAACAAACGGATTACTCTGGTACCTGGTTGCGCAAATATCTATGCAATTCCAGTCCCTTCTCCCTTGCGGGGAGAGGATTAAGCCGGCCCTGTACTGGATACGGAGGTGAGGGTGACACAATATTCTTTACCCCTCACTTACATCTCTCCCGCAAGGGGAGAGAGAAATCCATTATTAC harbors:
- the aspS gene encoding aspartate--tRNA ligase, producing MLKTHNCGELNTGNVGAEVTLAGWVNRRRDHGGLIFIDLRDREGVTQVVFNPEIAGTCHEIANEMRSEYVVSVRGDVARRPPGTENPRLPTGEVEVIARDAVILSPAKTPPFYINEEVEVEESLRLKYRYLDLRRPRMQRNMILRHRVVKLIRDFLDDRGFIEVETPILIKSTPEGARDYLVPSRVYPGKFYALPQSPQQLKQLLMVAGLEKYFQIARCFRDEDTRADRQPEFTQLDLEMSFVDEEDVLGLMERLFISMVETLTPDRHISKPFPRLSYAEVMERYGSDKPDLRFGLEIADLSDIAAGTEFAVFRSAVANGGVVRGICAPGCAYYTRNQLNELNQLVQGLGAAGLLTIALDTADSIDSLTIENVRSVAAKYLTIDQIREIARRLQANPGDLLLIVAGKAELVAPVLGELRQEMGKRLNLADADALAFAFVVDFPLLKAGEKPGQWEPMHHPFTSPREEDKLLMTDFPEKVRGRHYDIVCNGYELGGGSIRINSSQMQRQVFRLLGYRDKQIDELFGHMLEAFDFGAPPHGGIALGIDRIVMLLAGEPTIREVIAFPKNQSAADLTFNAPSSVTEEQLLELHLRLREE